In the genome of Candidatus Neomarinimicrobiota bacterium, the window ATCATCCCTATCGATCGTATTACATCGAGTCGTTTCCGCTGGCCGGTGTTTTCGGAACTCCCAGAAAGCTGACTCTGGGTACCAGTGCTGAGGGCAATGTACGGGCCAAGACCGGTACTATTGGTTATGTGCGGGCTTTTAGTGGATATACCTGGACCCAATCCGGGGAACCCATCATCTTCTCATTGATGGTGAACCACTATACAATTTCCACCTCGCAGGTAAATCAGCTTCTTGAACAAATCGTGGCTCATCTGTCAGATATGGAGTAACGCAATGAAAGTTAACAAGATCAGCCATATTGCGATCGCCGGAGATGATCCTGAACAGAGTCGAATTCTATATGAAGATATTCTGGGATTGGACTACACAGGGTCAGAACCTGTGGAACGGGAAGGGGTAACAACTCATTTCTTTGGAGTGGGGGAGTCCAGTATCGAGATGTTGGAGCCGCTGTCAGAAAATTCACCAGTTGGTAGATTTCTGAGCAAAAGAGGTCCCGGTCTCCATCATATTGCATTGGAAGTGGAGGGGCTGGATGATTATGTGGTAAAGCTTAAGCGAGCGGGCATCACCCTTCTGCAAGAGGAACCCAAAATGGGTGCCCACAATATGCGAATCATTTTCATTCACCCAAAATCCACAGGCGGCGTGTTGATCGAGTTGTGCGAAAAGGTTTAATGCCAATTCACTTCCATTTGCGCGTTCCAAGTAATTCTGTCAGTGTGTCATCGTCTTTGCGAGGACTGTAAAGACTGCTTGACCTTGCTGATACGAATTGATAGCCAGACAAGAGAGGTACTGGCTGCCACGATAATTGCCACGATAGAACTGTACCAAACCCACTCACAGGGTTTCCCTAAAATAACCGCAAAATAATAAGCCAGTGGACCACTGACCAGGGCTACTCGGATAGCGGTGGTTACCATGGAGGGGATTCCGGTTCCCAGTCCTTGCATGGAACGACCTGATATCATTCCAATGGCAATCAACCAATAAAAAGGTGCAAAGGTTCGAATAATGCTAATGGCAACCTCATTTACGACGGGATCATCGGTAAATATTCGGAAGACATAGGGTGCAATGAGGTAAAAGATAATACCTGAACCTACACCGATCATGATCCCATAACGCAAGCCATCCTTGATCACCTGTTTGATCAGGTCAGGACGTTGAGCACCATAAAACATACCGACCAAGGTGACCAGGGATCCGGCAATGGCCATAACCGGGAGAAAGAAGATCTGATCCAGACGGCCGGCGATCTGATAACCCGCAACAACATCAGCCGAATAATGCACCAGGATCCAATTGAACAGAGCGCCACCCATGGACATGATGATCATGGAGACAGAGGCGGGTAACCCGATCCTGAAGATATCCTTGAAGTAGCTGAAGTCTAAATTAAAGGCGTTGAAATTGAGCTGAAGCAGGGTTGCTTTTTTTATCAGGATGACCCTCGAATACATGGCTACAGCCACCAGCATACTGAGAACCGTTGCCCAGGCCGCACCACGAATACCCATATCCATCCCAAAGATCAAGATAGGATCCAGGATTATATTTACAATCGTGCTGGTAATTTGGATCTTGACAGGAGTTTTTGTATCGCCTTCTCCGCTGAAAATGGATCGCAGGAAAATTCCGGTGATCATAAAGATGAAACCGCCGGCAATCACGTGAAAATAATCCAAGGTGTCGACTATCAGATTCTCCGGAGTTCCCAGGAGCAAAAGTATCTCTTCGCCGAAGATCAACCCACCTATGCTGAAAAATCCGCCAAAGACCAGCCCCAATACCAATCCATGTTCGGCTACATTGGTTGCAGCCTCATGATCCTTGGCTCCAATGAAACGAGCGATCACAGCTGTCACACCCGTTCCAAGACCGAAGCTGATGCCCATGGCCAACCAGAATAGTGGCAAGTTAAAAGCCAAAGCAGCA includes:
- the mce gene encoding methylmalonyl-CoA epimerase, coding for MKVNKISHIAIAGDDPEQSRILYEDILGLDYTGSEPVEREGVTTHFFGVGESSIEMLEPLSENSPVGRFLSKRGPGLHHIALEVEGLDDYVVKLKRAGITLLQEEPKMGAHNMRIIFIHPKSTGGVLIELCEKV
- a CDS encoding MATE family efflux transporter, with the protein product MGRSNYPVWLCQNTFLIETNLCTHYHNPYLVSMKHTVTQLKSSRLDSFIANPRKAIWTLGLPVMMGMAVQTLYSIVDMLFVARISVNAIAALAFNLPLFWLAMGISFGLGTGVTAVIARFIGAKDHEAATNVAEHGLVLGLVFGGFFSIGGLIFGEEILLLLGTPENLIVDTLDYFHVIAGGFIFMITGIFLRSIFSGEGDTKTPVKIQITSTIVNIILDPILIFGMDMGIRGAAWATVLSMLVAVAMYSRVILIKKATLLQLNFNAFNLDFSYFKDIFRIGLPASVSMIIMSMGGALFNWILVHYSADVVAGYQIAGRLDQIFFLPVMAIAGSLVTLVGMFYGAQRPDLIKQVIKDGLRYGIMIGVGSGIIFYLIAPYVFRIFTDDPVVNEVAISIIRTFAPFYWLIAIGMISGRSMQGLGTGIPSMVTTAIRVALVSGPLAYYFAVILGKPCEWVWYSSIVAIIVAASTSLVWLSIRISKVKQSLQSSQRR